TCTCGCTCTCGTTGCGATATTGTTCCAGCCGAGAAAGCAGCATTTGATTTAGGAGAACTTGCTCTGCCGGTTTTGCAGAAAGCCCTTCTCGATGATGAGGTGAAGGAAAGGCAAGGATGGGCTGCTCGCATGATTGCAACAATCGGCGGAGAGCAAGCTCGGCACATTCTTCAGAGTGTTTTCCAGGAATCAGGCGATCTGCTGGGCTTGCTCTGCTTCGCCATGTCCTCGACAGGAACAAAAGCGGATGAGCGCTTTTTGATTAATACAATCCAAAGTGAAGTTGACGTAGACAACTGGTGGGAGATCGATGCTGCAGCCCTATCGCTGGGAGTGCTGAGATCCGAGGCTGCGAAAGAAGCACTCTCAGAGCTTGCAACCAAAGAAAAGAGAGGAATATTGTCAAGCACGGCTGCCCGCTCCCTAGAGTGGATAGAGAACGGGGAGTGGAATGTGCCTCAAATCGCCAATGCTAACGAGCGCGACGAGGTGATACTTTCTATGTTCCGTTGTGGAATTCCCCGGTCCGAGGAGAGCGAGGTTTTTTACGAAGAAGCCAACGACCGCATATGGAAGCGCTCTGATAGAGCATGGCAATTCGAACCAATCGATGCGGAGCATCCGCAGAGGGGCGCTCCCAAGCTTTACTTTAATGTGTTCATTACGCAGGATCGTGAGCGAGCACTTGCCAGAGTCGAGATCTATTTTGACATGATGAACGCTAGCGGTTTTCTCTACACCCTAAGGAAAAATGACGAGCAATGGAAGGTTTCGGGAATTCTTTTTGAGTGGATTTCATAGTCTTGCCTTCGGCGGAGGAGGAAATGGTGAAAGGCGAGCGGGCCGGCCTTCGCTACGGGCGCAGCGTTTCTTTGACGCCCGCCCCGCCGGGCATGGGCTAGGCCGCACCCTTCTCGATGACGCCGCCTCCCACGACCTCGTCGCCCACGTAGAACACGGCGGACTGGCCGGGGGCGGGCGCGCGCTGGGGCGTCTTGAACTCGACGAACGCCGAGCCGTCCCGGGGCGTCACGAGCGCCCGGGCGCCCGGATGATTGTAGCGGATGGCCACGTCGGCCTCGAGGGGCTTTTCGGCGGCGAAGCGGCGGAGCCAGTTCACGTTCGCGGCGCGGAAGGCCCGCCTGTAAAGGCGCTCCTCATGACCGACCGTCACCTCGTTTCTTTCGGCGTCAACGGAGAGCACGTACAGGGGCTCCGGGTGGGAAAGTCCCAGCCCCCGGCGCTGCCCCACGGTGTAGCGCCATACGCCGCGGTGTTGGCCGAGCACGTGCCCCTCCTCGTCGCGGACGACGCCGTGCGGGCCGTCGCCGTCTGAGGAGATTTCCCTTTCCAGAAAGCCCACGTAGTCGCTTCCGGCGAAGCAGATGTCCTGGCTCTCGGGCTTTTGGGCCACGGGAAGGTCGGCCTCGCGCGCGCAGGCGCGCACCTCCTCCTTGCTGAGTTCCCCTACGGGAAACACGGTTTTTTTCATTTGCTCTTGCCTGAGCGGGTAGAGGAAATAGGACTGGTCCTTGTCGGTGTCGCAGCCGCGCAGGAGG
The DNA window shown above is from Acidobacteriota bacterium and carries:
- the mnmA gene encoding tRNA 2-thiouridine(34) synthase MnmA, which codes for MPIPSDSRTVVAALSGGVDSSVAALLLKRDGRAVIGLSMQLWDYGDAAGREFGSCCSLADFKDARRVASSLDIPYYVVNMEEEFRRDVVGRFVGDYLNGRTPNPCVECNRSIKFDALLRKALALGASTIATGHYARLAFDREEREWRLLRGCDTDKDQSYFLYPLRQEQMKKTVFPVGELSKEEVRACAREADLPVAQKPESQDICFAGSDYVGFLEREISSDGDGPHGVVRDEEGHVLGQHRGVWRYTVGQRRGLGLSHPEPLYVLSVDAERNEVTVGHEERLYRRAFRAANVNWLRRFAAEKPLEADVAIRYNHPGARALVTPRDGSAFVEFKTPQRAPAPGQSAVFYVGDEVVGGGVIEKGAA